The Staphylococcus sp. KG4-3 genome has a window encoding:
- a CDS encoding ribokinase: protein MNKEIITMGSINQDIFINAKEYPNYGDTVWVDSVNTQPGGKGANQAIALSRIGSQVRFIGAVGNDEQGKNMLKNLTDQKIDTTNIQIKENVNTGTFVVILDEQGENTMLGTVGANNKIKLDPITAIFNSVNANYFLLQLETNEDAIMHALKSAKEKNINVILDPAPADGYKEVYLSYANIITPNQQEAEKISGIKITDKETALTAATIINRKGVNTVILKLGELGSLIYTNKQSTFISSYKVKAINTVGAGDVFAAALTVYLNEGNQLVESVKFATAAAAIKVSKRETQNALPTKKEIKDFINNYS, encoded by the coding sequence TTGAACAAAGAGATTATAACGATGGGAAGTATTAATCAAGATATTTTTATTAATGCAAAAGAATATCCTAATTATGGGGACACTGTGTGGGTTGATTCCGTTAACACACAACCTGGTGGCAAGGGGGCTAACCAAGCAATAGCTTTATCAAGAATCGGTAGTCAAGTAAGATTTATTGGAGCTGTTGGGAATGATGAACAAGGTAAAAACATGTTAAAAAATTTAACAGACCAAAAGATTGATACTACTAATATTCAAATTAAAGAAAATGTAAATACCGGAACTTTTGTTGTTATTCTTGATGAACAAGGTGAAAATACAATGTTAGGCACTGTAGGCGCTAATAATAAAATAAAATTAGATCCTATTACGGCAATTTTTAATTCAGTCAATGCTAATTACTTCCTATTACAACTAGAAACTAATGAAGATGCTATTATGCATGCGTTAAAAAGTGCAAAAGAAAAAAATATAAATGTTATTTTAGATCCTGCTCCTGCAGATGGTTATAAGGAAGTATACTTATCTTATGCTAATATCATAACTCCTAATCAACAGGAAGCAGAAAAGATATCTGGAATAAAAATAACAGATAAAGAAACAGCCCTAACAGCTGCCACAATCATTAATAGAAAAGGAGTTAATACAGTTATTCTTAAATTGGGGGAATTAGGTTCTTTGATTTATACAAATAAACAATCTACTTTTATATCATCATACAAAGTAAAAGCTATAAATACAGTTGGAGCAGGAGACGTTTTTGCTGCAGCTTTAACTGTATACTTAAATGAAGGAAATCAATTAGTAGAGTCAGTTAAATTTGCAACAGCTGCTGCAGCTATTAAAGTCAGCAAGCGAGAAACACAAAATGCTCTACCAACTAAAAAAGAAATTAAAGATTTTATAAACAATTATTCTTAA
- a CDS encoding LacI family DNA-binding transcriptional regulator, with protein MVTIKEVAKMADVSTATVSRIINNKAGANIDTEKRVREAIKKLEYEPNNIARSLSNRSSNLIALIIPNLNNPYFADLVNIIETSAYNYGYKLYLCNSNDSEENISYFLKNIVDNYIQNVIINSLAITKKDIEYLEKHNVNVITIDRTNLDNQPNSISVDHFEGSFLATKHLVNNCGCEHILFISGEMNEQSSINRFRGYQKAIQKFTKTHTINLLEGDFTYKSGYELALKKLKTENNIQGIVCANDAMAIGVINACYELGISIPNSIQIIGYDNCVLSQYSTPSLTTVNQLDPKIGQMIMESIKENKAIQFEYIPELIIRKTTKI; from the coding sequence ATGGTTACAATTAAAGAAGTAGCGAAAATGGCTGATGTGTCAACAGCTACTGTTTCTAGAATTATTAATAATAAAGCAGGAGCCAATATTGATACTGAAAAAAGAGTAAGAGAAGCAATAAAAAAATTAGAATACGAACCAAATAATATTGCCAGGTCTTTATCAAATAGATCTTCAAATTTAATAGCTTTGATTATTCCTAATTTAAATAATCCATACTTTGCAGATTTAGTGAATATTATTGAAACTTCAGCATATAATTATGGGTATAAATTATATCTTTGCAATAGTAATGATAGCGAAGAAAATATATCATACTTTTTAAAAAATATTGTAGATAACTATATACAAAATGTAATTATCAATTCATTGGCTATTACAAAAAAAGATATAGAGTATCTTGAAAAACATAATGTTAATGTTATTACAATTGATAGAACTAATTTAGATAATCAACCGAATTCTATTTCAGTAGATCACTTTGAAGGAAGTTTTCTTGCCACTAAACATTTAGTGAATAATTGTGGATGTGAACATATTTTATTTATTTCAGGTGAAATGAATGAACAGTCTTCTATCAATCGTTTTAGAGGGTATCAAAAAGCGATTCAAAAATTCACTAAAACTCATACCATTAATTTACTGGAAGGAGATTTCACTTATAAAAGTGGATATGAATTAGCACTAAAAAAGTTGAAAACGGAGAATAATATTCAAGGAATAGTTTGTGCTAACGACGCAATGGCTATCGGAGTGATAAATGCATGCTATGAACTAGGTATATCAATACCTAATAGTATACAAATAATTGGATATGATAACTGTGTTTTATCGCAATATTCCACACCGAGTCTTACTACAGTCAATCAATTAGATCCAAAAATTGGTCAGATGATTATGGAATCTATAAAAGAAAATAAAGCGATACAGTTTGAATATATTCCTGAACTTATTATTAGAAAAACAACTAAAATATGA
- a CDS encoding PTS transporter subunit IIC, with protein MFSQLNNLFQWFIGLGGPAIMFVIITLLSLGFKVKFSKALESGIRMAIALTGMTAAISLLTDALGPALNDFIKSTGVNLHITDLGWAPMAVITWGSIYTLFFAFVCIIVNLLMLFMNKTKTLNVDLFNIWNISIIGLLVEYYAHNMIITTLFVIMIYSLMLKNSDALKPSINQVLNYDENNVTTTAHPSLLIAPFVYIIDKFITKFLPFVDKFDFNAEILNKKIGFWGSKFSIGVYLGCFIGILGQQSLKEVLTLGFTTGVVLELFAYIGGWFGPAIEPLSNRISTIMSSRFRGRKLFIGIDWPILASSAELWAVVNILAPILLFMAMLLPGNHVLPLGGILLTVLVPALLLITGGKVIRMTIIGTILLPLFLWAATMISSFLTNTSKEIGEFPSGLSKNQMFSSVDSDPIEKMLGVLVGNAWNSFDIRLIIFAIIAVILYIIFFLWYFKSMGNRQKF; from the coding sequence ATGTTTTCACAATTAAATAATCTATTTCAATGGTTTATCGGCTTAGGTGGGCCCGCTATAATGTTTGTTATTATTACTTTACTTTCATTAGGTTTTAAAGTGAAATTTTCAAAAGCTTTAGAAAGTGGTATCCGTATGGCTATAGCTTTAACTGGTATGACAGCTGCTATTTCTCTTTTAACTGATGCTTTGGGCCCTGCATTAAATGACTTTATAAAATCTACAGGTGTAAATTTACATATAACAGACTTAGGTTGGGCGCCAATGGCAGTTATTACATGGGGTTCTATTTATACTTTGTTTTTTGCTTTTGTCTGTATCATTGTTAATTTACTTATGCTGTTTATGAATAAAACTAAAACTCTAAACGTTGACTTATTTAACATTTGGAATATCTCAATAATTGGCTTATTAGTTGAATATTATGCTCACAATATGATTATTACAACTTTATTTGTTATTATGATTTACTCTTTGATGTTAAAAAATTCAGATGCTCTTAAACCTTCTATAAATCAAGTTTTAAATTATGATGAAAATAATGTTACTACAACAGCACATCCTAGTCTTTTAATTGCACCGTTTGTTTATATCATCGATAAATTTATTACTAAATTTTTACCATTTGTAGATAAATTTGACTTTAATGCTGAAATTTTAAATAAAAAAATAGGTTTCTGGGGTAGTAAATTTTCAATTGGAGTATATTTAGGTTGTTTTATTGGGATTTTAGGCCAACAATCTTTAAAAGAAGTACTTACTCTCGGTTTCACAACTGGCGTAGTTTTAGAATTATTCGCTTATATCGGTGGTTGGTTTGGACCAGCTATTGAGCCACTTTCTAATAGAATTAGTACAATTATGAGTTCTAGATTCAGAGGTCGTAAGTTATTCATAGGTATTGATTGGCCTATACTTGCTTCAAGTGCTGAATTATGGGCTGTTGTAAATATATTAGCTCCAATTTTATTATTTATGGCCATGTTATTGCCAGGCAACCATGTTCTACCTTTAGGTGGCATACTATTAACTGTCTTGGTTCCAGCATTATTGTTAATTACTGGTGGTAAAGTAATAAGAATGACTATTATTGGTACTATACTACTACCATTATTTTTATGGGCAGCTACGATGATTTCTAGTTTTCTTACTAATACTTCAAAGGAAATAGGAGAATTTCCTTCTGGTCTTTCAAAAAATCAAATGTTTTCTTCAGTAGACTCAGATCCTATTGAAAAAATGCTGGGCGTATTAGTAGGGAATGCATGGAACTCTTTTGATATTAGATTAATAATATTCGCTATAATTGCAGTGATTCTTTATATTATATTTTTCTTGTGGTATTTCAAATCAATGGGTAACAGACAAAAATTTTAA
- a CDS encoding ribulose-phosphate 3-epimerase, which produces MMDKILLPSMMCANFTDLANEVKKLEEANVSGYHIDIMDGQFVPNFGMGLQDLEVIRKNTKKLVDVHLMIDNPEKHIDLFAKMGVDIIYIHPESDIHPAKTLQTIKQKNIKAGIAINPGTSVETIKPLLHIIDYIMVMTVNPGFAGQKYLDYVDYKIEELLEDSFKSQFNYAVFVDGAISPERIDKLSTMGVQGFVLGTSSLFNKKKDYKTIINSLR; this is translated from the coding sequence ATTATGGACAAAATATTATTACCTTCTATGATGTGTGCTAATTTTACTGACCTAGCTAATGAAGTAAAAAAATTAGAAGAAGCAAATGTAAGTGGCTACCATATTGATATTATGGATGGCCAATTTGTCCCAAATTTTGGGATGGGGTTACAAGACTTAGAGGTTATTAGAAAAAATACTAAAAAGTTAGTTGATGTACATTTAATGATTGATAATCCAGAAAAACACATAGATTTATTTGCAAAAATGGGAGTGGATATTATTTATATACACCCAGAATCAGATATACATCCTGCAAAGACCTTACAAACTATTAAGCAAAAAAATATTAAGGCAGGAATTGCAATTAATCCTGGAACTTCTGTAGAGACTATTAAGCCATTATTGCATATTATAGACTATATAATGGTTATGACTGTAAATCCTGGGTTTGCAGGACAAAAATATCTGGATTATGTCGATTATAAAATAGAAGAGTTACTAGAAGATAGTTTTAAATCACAATTTAATTATGCTGTTTTCGTGGATGGAGCTATATCTCCAGAACGTATTGATAAATTATCGACTATGGGGGTGCAAGGATTCGTACTAGGTACATCTTCGCTGTTTAATAAAAAGAAAGATTATAAAACTATTATAAATAGCTTAAGATAA
- a CDS encoding tripartite tricarboxylate transporter substrate binding protein encodes MKKGLALIIVLSTVLASCGKSNESSASKNQFPDETVEIVAPASPGGGWDTTARAIQKIILEENLTKQNVNVINKPGGGGEVGWQYLKSRSPNTISINSSLLLSNNELGLSDLNTNDFTPIAILATEWISLTASNKSNLNSGKEVMEKLKKDPKSLTIGVAPGLGNNDHLAFVQAAKEYGVDVENIDFLVYKSGGDLQTALLGGHVDVASTAVSEVKEQHQTGKLKMLAVTSDKPIEGIEDVPTWEDQGIDVVFPHWRGVMGPKDMTPEQREYWDTTMEKVVKSKRWQEIRKNNDWENFYKDSEESEKFLKAQRKKYNELVNDSGLK; translated from the coding sequence ATGAAAAAAGGGTTGGCTTTAATCATTGTTTTGTCAACTGTGCTTGCTTCATGTGGTAAAAGTAATGAATCAAGCGCATCAAAGAATCAATTTCCAGATGAAACAGTAGAGATTGTTGCTCCAGCTTCTCCGGGTGGAGGTTGGGATACCACAGCGCGTGCTATTCAAAAAATCATACTTGAGGAAAATTTAACTAAACAAAACGTTAATGTTATTAATAAACCTGGAGGTGGCGGTGAAGTAGGTTGGCAATATTTAAAATCACGTTCACCTAATACGATTTCTATTAATTCAAGTTTATTATTATCTAACAATGAATTAGGATTAAGTGATTTAAATACTAATGATTTTACGCCTATTGCTATTTTAGCAACAGAATGGATTAGTCTAACAGCATCTAATAAGTCGAATTTAAATTCTGGTAAAGAAGTTATGGAAAAATTGAAGAAAGATCCTAAATCTTTAACAATTGGAGTTGCACCGGGATTGGGAAATAATGATCATTTAGCATTTGTTCAAGCGGCAAAAGAATATGGTGTTGATGTAGAAAATATTGATTTTCTTGTTTATAAAAGTGGAGGAGATTTACAAACTGCTCTATTAGGTGGACATGTAGATGTAGCTTCAACAGCTGTTTCTGAGGTTAAAGAACAGCATCAAACTGGTAAATTAAAAATGTTGGCTGTAACTTCTGATAAACCAATTGAAGGTATTGAAGATGTACCTACCTGGGAAGATCAAGGTATTGATGTAGTATTTCCACATTGGCGTGGCGTCATGGGTCCTAAAGATATGACACCTGAGCAACGAGAGTATTGGGATACTACAATGGAGAAAGTAGTTAAGTCAAAAAGGTGGCAAGAAATAAGAAAAAACAATGATTGGGAAAATTTCTATAAAGATAGTGAAGAAAGTGAAAAATTCTTGAAAGCGCAACGTAAGAAATATAACGAACTAGTAAATGACTCAGGTCTAAAATAA
- a CDS encoding tripartite tricarboxylate transporter TctB family protein gives MSRLVFPLVLILFGVIYLVLTINIPKSNIGDPNSPMYFPLLIGLLLVVMSIIYFFQEFKKRHQKFTAFSQLLEKRTFIRIVLTIILAIIYAFIFEPFGFLISTILFLGCIMFLINGYKRWLQNILVTVIFSGIAWYTFSQLLDVSLP, from the coding sequence ATGTCACGACTTGTTTTTCCATTAGTATTAATATTATTTGGTGTGATTTATTTAGTGCTAACTATCAATATACCGAAATCTAATATTGGTGATCCTAATAGTCCTATGTATTTTCCATTATTAATCGGCCTGTTGCTTGTTGTAATGAGTATTATTTACTTTTTTCAAGAATTCAAAAAGCGTCATCAAAAATTTACAGCTTTTTCCCAATTACTTGAAAAACGTACGTTTATACGTATTGTACTGACTATCATTTTAGCGATAATATATGCTTTTATTTTTGAACCCTTTGGTTTTTTAATTTCAACCATTCTATTTTTAGGTTGTATTATGTTCTTGATTAATGGATATAAAAGGTGGTTACAAAATATTTTAGTAACAGTAATTTTTTCCGGTATTGCATGGTATACCTTTTCACAATTACTGGATGTTAGTTTACCTTAA
- a CDS encoding tripartite tricarboxylate transporter permease: MGIDTGSFLEGLTTAFHPMNLLWVLIGGFLGTVVGMLPGLGPATAVAVLIPVTFGMEPVSALILMISIYYGAMYGGSRSSILLNTPGDGSAIAATFDGYPMTKKGEAGKALTISAIASLIGGIIAVIGFIILAKPLSNFALKFGPQEYFLLFLFTLSAIVTLSSGKMVKGFIATSIGLIISTVGVDLQTSIYRFTFDIPHLSEGIDFLVVIIGVYAVAEVLYNYLNLHALKPPNSDVGSMKLSKEDWKKTRGAMFRQSPIGFLIGVLPGAGGSIAAMLSYSTEKQISKNGKNFGKGEIEGVAAPESSNNAASVGALIPLLTMGVPGSGTTAVILGAVVMLGLQPGPLLFANEPETIWTLVNSMFIGNIFLVILNIALIGLLLKILRTPPKVLYPIILVLAFIGTYTLGYSAIDFYILIIFGVIGLVMKLLDFPIAPLILACIIGSDMEQNFRKSLIVSNNNILDIFIGSPISIVLLLMTILALFYPLIINGFKKAKLKK; encoded by the coding sequence ATGGGGATTGATACAGGTAGTTTTTTGGAAGGATTAACGACAGCTTTTCATCCGATGAATCTTTTATGGGTGCTCATCGGTGGTTTTCTTGGTACGGTTGTAGGAATGTTGCCTGGATTAGGGCCCGCTACTGCAGTAGCAGTACTTATACCAGTTACTTTTGGTATGGAACCAGTAAGTGCATTAATCTTGATGATCTCAATCTATTATGGCGCTATGTACGGAGGTTCTAGAAGCTCTATATTATTAAACACACCAGGTGATGGATCAGCTATTGCAGCTACATTTGATGGTTATCCAATGACAAAAAAAGGCGAAGCGGGTAAGGCGCTTACAATATCAGCTATAGCTTCATTAATTGGTGGCATTATCGCAGTTATTGGTTTCATCATTCTAGCAAAACCATTGTCAAATTTTGCTTTGAAATTTGGTCCACAAGAATATTTTTTATTATTTTTATTTACACTTTCAGCTATTGTTACCTTGTCATCTGGGAAGATGGTCAAAGGATTTATTGCAACAAGTATTGGACTGATTATTAGTACTGTAGGTGTGGACTTACAGACAAGTATTTATCGTTTCACTTTTGATATTCCACATTTAAGTGAAGGTATAGATTTCTTAGTAGTTATAATTGGGGTATATGCAGTAGCAGAGGTGTTGTACAACTATTTAAATCTACACGCATTAAAGCCACCAAATTCTGATGTAGGATCAATGAAATTATCGAAAGAAGATTGGAAAAAAACACGTGGAGCGATGTTTAGGCAAAGCCCAATTGGTTTCCTAATCGGTGTTTTGCCTGGAGCAGGAGGATCAATTGCGGCAATGCTAAGTTATTCGACAGAAAAGCAAATATCTAAAAATGGTAAAAATTTTGGAAAGGGAGAAATAGAAGGTGTAGCTGCACCTGAATCTTCTAATAATGCTGCATCAGTCGGTGCTTTGATTCCCTTATTAACAATGGGGGTTCCGGGATCGGGAACTACAGCTGTTATATTAGGAGCTGTGGTGATGTTAGGCTTACAACCAGGTCCGTTGTTATTTGCTAATGAACCTGAAACAATATGGACTCTTGTTAATAGTATGTTTATCGGGAATATATTTTTAGTTATATTAAATATTGCTTTAATCGGCTTACTATTAAAGATTTTACGTACACCACCTAAAGTTCTATATCCAATTATTTTAGTACTTGCGTTTATAGGTACATATACATTAGGCTATAGTGCAATTGATTTTTATATTTTAATTATATTCGGTGTGATTGGCTTAGTAATGAAGTTATTAGATTTCCCAATCGCGCCTTTAATCTTAGCTTGCATAATTGGTTCAGATATGGAACAAAACTTTCGTAAAAGTTTAATAGTAAGTAATAATAATATATTAGATATATTTATAGGGTCACCGATAAGTATTGTATTATTATTAATGACAATTTTAGCATTGTTCTATCCACTGATTATAAACGGCTTTAAAAAAGCAAAATTAAAAAAATAA
- a CDS encoding NAD(P)-dependent alcohol dehydrogenase: MVNAKARAVNGPDSNFHATEIKRRDLDTHDVLIEIKYAGICHSDIHTAHGEWGPVHYPLVPGHEIAGIVKEVGAEVNKYEVDDRVGVGCMVDSCGECENCQNGEEQYCLKGMVGTYAGTDRYGEPTQGGYSTHIVVHEDFVLRIPDNIGLDAAAPLLCAGITTYSPLNHWKASEGKKVAIIGMGGLGHMAVQIANAMGAEVTVLSQTLNKKEDGLKLGATHYYATSDESTFEQLPKTFDLIINTVSANLQLDNYLKLLTLDGTIVNVGAPAEPISLRVANLIGHRRSFAGSAIGGIRETQEMLDFCSKHNIKPQIEMISADQIDEAYERVLASDVKYRFVIDTSTM; encoded by the coding sequence ATGGTTAATGCTAAAGCTAGAGCGGTTAACGGGCCGGATTCGAATTTTCATGCTACAGAAATTAAAAGACGTGATCTTGATACACATGATGTATTAATTGAGATTAAATACGCAGGTATATGTCATTCTGATATTCATACTGCACATGGTGAGTGGGGGCCAGTTCACTATCCACTAGTGCCAGGCCATGAAATTGCAGGTATTGTTAAAGAAGTTGGGGCAGAAGTGAATAAATACGAAGTAGATGATCGTGTCGGTGTTGGTTGCATGGTTGATTCTTGTGGCGAATGTGAAAATTGTCAAAACGGCGAAGAACAATATTGTCTAAAAGGAATGGTTGGCACATACGCAGGTACGGATAGATATGGTGAACCGACACAAGGCGGTTATTCAACACATATTGTAGTACATGAAGATTTTGTATTACGTATTCCTGATAATATTGGTTTAGACGCTGCAGCTCCATTACTTTGTGCGGGTATTACTACTTATTCACCTTTGAATCATTGGAAAGCAAGTGAAGGTAAAAAAGTAGCAATCATCGGTATGGGCGGTTTAGGACACATGGCTGTTCAAATTGCAAATGCTATGGGCGCAGAAGTTACTGTATTATCACAAACGTTAAATAAAAAAGAAGATGGTTTGAAATTAGGTGCAACACATTACTACGCAACAAGTGATGAATCTACATTTGAGCAACTGCCAAAAACTTTTGACTTAATTATCAATACAGTAAGTGCAAACTTGCAATTAGACAATTACCTTAAATTGCTTACATTAGACGGTACAATTGTTAACGTCGGGGCACCAGCGGAACCAATCTCATTAAGAGTTGCAAATTTAATTGGTCACCGTAGATCATTTGCTGGATCAGCTATAGGAGGTATACGTGAAACACAAGAGATGTTAGATTTCTGCTCTAAACATAATATCAAACCTCAAATTGAAATGATTTCAGCTGATCAAATAGATGAAGCTTATGAAAGAGTTTTAGCATCTGATGTTAAATATCGCTTTGTTATCGATACAAGTACAATGTAA
- a CDS encoding 2-hydroxy-3-oxopropionate reductase, which produces MKVGFIGLGIMGKPMALHVIKSGYETYIFDLNTNAFDELKALGGNACCSNSEVAENCDVIITMLPTSKHVTQVLFSEEGLANNCKPGTIVIDMSSVSTEDSRAFAAKLKPFNIQFMDAPVSGGEPMALEGRLSIMVGGEEHDFEKVLPLFQTMGENIVHFGESGTGSAAKLANQIIVSINLAGLSEACVYASKSGIDLNKLFEAISGGLAGSAVMDAKMPSIIERNFEPGGKIETNFKDLGNIQHSANALGVPLPVTNIVKEIFSSEVANGNSKKDHSYIINFFEKMANHRV; this is translated from the coding sequence ATGAAAGTTGGATTTATTGGCTTGGGTATTATGGGAAAACCTATGGCACTTCACGTTATTAAAAGTGGCTATGAAACATATATTTTTGATTTAAATACAAATGCATTTGATGAGTTAAAAGCGTTAGGTGGAAATGCCTGTTGCTCAAATAGTGAAGTGGCTGAAAATTGCGATGTTATTATAACAATGCTTCCTACATCTAAACATGTCACACAAGTTTTATTTTCTGAGGAAGGCCTTGCGAATAATTGTAAGCCAGGAACAATTGTGATAGACATGAGTTCTGTTTCAACTGAAGATTCCAGAGCATTCGCAGCTAAGTTGAAACCATTTAATATTCAATTTATGGATGCTCCTGTTAGTGGCGGAGAACCAATGGCACTTGAAGGACGACTGTCCATTATGGTTGGTGGAGAAGAACATGATTTCGAAAAAGTTCTCCCTTTATTTCAAACAATGGGAGAAAATATAGTTCATTTTGGAGAAAGCGGTACTGGTTCAGCAGCTAAATTGGCAAATCAAATTATTGTCAGTATTAATTTAGCAGGTTTATCAGAAGCTTGTGTTTATGCTAGTAAATCAGGAATAGATTTGAACAAACTCTTTGAAGCAATTAGTGGTGGATTAGCTGGCAGTGCTGTAATGGATGCTAAGATGCCATCTATCATAGAAAGAAATTTTGAACCTGGTGGAAAAATTGAAACAAATTTTAAAGACTTAGGTAATATCCAACACTCTGCCAACGCTTTAGGAGTACCACTTCCTGTTACAAATATTGTTAAAGAAATTTTCAGTTCAGAAGTAGCTAATGGTAATAGTAAAAAAGACCACTCCTATATTATTAATTTTTTCGAAAAAATGGCTAACCATCGCGTATAG
- a CDS encoding sugar phosphate isomerase/epimerase translates to MTINFGCQGSTWVLDYDEKADKMDQVIHDIANAGLTGVDVQINLLGKYEKSPQLLKEALDKNNLQLAALTVPHAFVGGHASDSEKEIDDYFFNYLKHFPGAIMNVPSRSGKNRDNLLQRQKEIITGANELAKRAYEEHGITTSLHPISYETSYWKFEEDYKVLFNGLDGGYMGYTPDAGHIAMGGMNPSKVFEDAISLIKHVHYKDVANQSEWKNMGAGDIDFSKCTQILKDNDYNGWIMLEDEIGEAHANTTQVIKDLGNYVQNHLQPIIDDK, encoded by the coding sequence ATGACGATTAATTTTGGTTGTCAAGGCTCTACTTGGGTTTTAGACTATGATGAAAAAGCAGATAAAATGGATCAGGTGATACACGACATAGCAAATGCAGGACTTACTGGTGTAGACGTACAAATTAATTTGTTAGGAAAATATGAGAAATCACCACAACTTTTAAAAGAAGCTCTCGACAAAAATAATTTACAGTTAGCAGCATTAACAGTACCACACGCTTTTGTAGGCGGTCATGCATCTGATAGTGAAAAAGAGATAGATGATTACTTTTTCAATTATCTCAAGCATTTTCCTGGAGCAATTATGAATGTTCCATCAAGAAGTGGAAAAAATAGAGATAATTTATTACAAAGACAAAAAGAAATTATTACAGGTGCAAATGAACTCGCTAAACGTGCTTACGAAGAACATGGTATTACAACTTCACTACACCCAATATCATATGAAACATCTTATTGGAAATTTGAAGAAGATTATAAAGTACTGTTCAACGGTCTAGACGGTGGTTACATGGGCTATACGCCTGATGCCGGACATATTGCTATGGGTGGTATGAACCCATCAAAAGTATTTGAAGATGCAATTTCACTTATTAAGCATGTGCACTATAAAGATGTTGCAAATCAATCAGAATGGAAAAACATGGGTGCAGGAGATATAGATTTTTCAAAATGTACACAAATTTTGAAAGATAATGACTACAACGGCTGGATAATGCTCGAAGATGAAATAGGAGAAGCACATGCAAACACTACCCAAGTGATTAAAGATCTTGGTAACTATGTTCAAAACCATCTTCAACCTATAATAGATGATAAATAG